One genomic region from Sphingobacterium sp. UGAL515B_05 encodes:
- a CDS encoding serine O-acetyltransferase → MHDFYQHIYEQQLAVLEMPSNKKICGWAIRIVDVLFPERNSSEMKSVDDVKLAFEQFELELEQLLSKSKACQSCNHSEVAHKFFERIPQLYELMCWDADALMDGDPAAQNKREVVRTYPGFFAICIFRMANELHRLGVPLIPRILTEHAHSKTGIDIHPGATIGHHLHIDHGTGLVIGETCTIGNYVKLYQGVTLGALSVDKVFSNVKRHPTIGDHVIIYSGATILGGETHIGHHSVIGGNVWLTSSVEPYTTVYHQATSKFIDSKPII, encoded by the coding sequence ATGCATGATTTTTATCAACATATCTATGAACAGCAACTTGCTGTTCTAGAAATGCCTTCTAACAAGAAGATCTGCGGCTGGGCTATCCGAATTGTGGATGTGCTCTTCCCCGAACGAAATTCTAGCGAGATGAAATCGGTCGATGATGTGAAGCTCGCTTTTGAGCAATTTGAATTAGAGCTCGAGCAGCTCCTGAGCAAATCCAAAGCTTGTCAAAGTTGTAATCATTCGGAAGTAGCGCACAAATTTTTTGAACGGATTCCACAGCTTTATGAATTGATGTGCTGGGATGCGGATGCCTTGATGGATGGGGATCCGGCAGCACAGAATAAAAGAGAAGTCGTACGTACTTATCCCGGTTTCTTTGCCATCTGTATCTTCCGGATGGCCAATGAACTGCATCGCTTGGGTGTTCCTTTGATACCGCGCATATTGACGGAACATGCTCATTCCAAAACAGGTATTGATATCCATCCCGGAGCAACGATAGGCCATCATCTGCATATTGATCATGGCACCGGATTAGTCATCGGTGAAACCTGCACCATTGGTAATTACGTGAAGCTTTATCAGGGTGTAACCTTGGGCGCACTGAGTGTTGATAAGGTGTTTTCCAATGTAAAACGCCACCCGACAATCGGTGATCATGTCATTATCTATTCGGGGGCCACAATCCTCGGCGGTGAAACACACATCGGCCATCATTCGGTCATTGGCGGGAATGTTTGGTTGACAAGTTCTGTAGAGCCTTACACCACCGTATATCATCAGGCCACATCAAAATTTATAGATTCGAAACCAATAATATAG
- a CDS encoding DUF3037 domain-containing protein, with protein MPEKTVYEYAVVRLIPRVEREEFINVGVALYCRKYRFAKMVYLVNEQKVRLLCPDIELELIENHLSSFQRICHGEKDAGKLAALDITERFRWLTAKRSTLIQCSASHPGLCEDPEATLKELFERLVL; from the coding sequence ATGCCAGAAAAGACCGTATATGAGTATGCTGTGGTACGTTTGATACCACGGGTGGAGCGAGAGGAATTTATCAATGTAGGCGTAGCTCTTTATTGTCGTAAGTATCGTTTTGCGAAGATGGTTTATCTTGTCAATGAACAGAAGGTACGGTTGCTGTGTCCGGATATCGAATTGGAATTGATCGAAAATCATCTTTCATCTTTCCAACGAATCTGCCACGGCGAAAAAGATGCCGGCAAACTTGCTGCACTGGATATCACGGAACGCTTTCGATGGTTGACCGCGAAGCGGAGTACCCTGATTCAATGTTCGGCATCACATCCCGGATTATGTGAAGACCCCGAAGCAACATTGAAGGAGCTGTTTGAGCGTCTGGTTCTGTAA